A single window of Drosophila suzukii chromosome 3, CBGP_Dsuzu_IsoJpt1.0, whole genome shotgun sequence DNA harbors:
- the Arl1 gene encoding ADP-ribosylation factor-like protein 1, whose product MGGVLSYFRGLLGSREMRILILGLDGAGKTTILYRLQVGEVVTTIPTIGFNVEQVTYKNLKFQVWDLGGQTSIRPYWRCYYSNTDAIIYVVDSADRDRIGISKDELLYMLREEELAGAILVVLANKQDMDGCMTVAEVHHALGLENLKNRTFQIFKTSATKGEGLDQAMDWLSNTLQSRK is encoded by the exons ATGG GTGGGGTGCTCAGCTACTTTCGCGGATTGCTCGGCTCCCGGGAGATGCGCATCTTGATCCTGGGCCTGGACGGCGCTGGAAAGACCACCATCCTCTACAGACTGCAGGTGGGCGAGGTGGTCACCACGATACCCACCATTGGCTTCAACGTGGAGCAGGTCACCTACAAGAACCTCAAGTTCCAGGTCTGGGATTTGGGCGGACAAACAAGTATTAG ACCATACTGGCGTTGCTACTACAGCAACACAGACGCCATCATCTACGTGGTGGACTCGGCGGACCGGGACCGTATAGGCATTTCCAAAGATGAGCTGCTGTATATGCTGCGGGAGGAGGAGCTGGCCGGCGCGATACTGGTCGTCCTGGCGAACAAGCAGGACATGGACGGATGCATGACCGTCGCCGAGGTGCATCACGCGTTAGGGCTGGAGAACCTTAAGAACCGCACATTTCAAATATTCAAAACGTCGGCCACCAAGGGCGAGGGACTCGACCAGGCCATGGACTGGCTGTCCAACACCCTGCAAAGTCGCAAGTAG
- the LOC108014011 gene encoding uncharacterized protein, producing the protein MAEVTQAEIEELYSFIHPLAIEAGEILMEGYEMASKNVSIKGDFYDVVTDYDNKIEDFLMAKILASYPGHKFIGEEATAKNNNVSGELTDAPTWIIDPIDGTSNFIKQIPHVCVSIGLSINKKIVVGVINNPVQKKLFTTKLGQGAFCNGKPIHVSNCESVKDANVAYEVSLLHVHSVANKHIKRIYHVGLNARRLVAYSCVVDELCMVAAGNLDAFYIEDMYPWDCAAGSLLVTEAGGVVTHPFGGPFDIMKPDLICAGTEKLRKEIEDLLRKADQEESVGGKPVQK; encoded by the exons ATGGCAGAAGTAACTCAAGCGGAAATCGAGGAGCTGTACAGCTTCATCCATCCCCTTGCTATCGAGGCGGGCGAGATCCTAATGGAGGGCTATGAGATGGCCAGCAAGAACGTCTCCATCAAGGGGGATTTCTATGATGTGGTCACCGACTATGACAACAAGATCGAAGACTTTCTCATGGCCAAGATATTGGCCAGCTATCCTGGTCACAAGTTCATCGGTGAGGAGGCGACGGCCAAGAACAACAATGTGTCCGGGGAACTGACGGATGCTCCCACCTGGATCATAGATCCCATTGATGGAACTTCAAATTTCATCAAGCAGATCCCACACGTTTGTGTATCGATTGGTTTGTCCATCAACAAAAAGATTGTGGTGGGGGTGATTAACAATCCTGTCCAGAAAAAGCTCTTCACAACCAAATTGGGCCAAGGAGCCTTTTGCAATGGTAAGCCCATCCATGTGAGCAACTGTGAGAGCGTCAAGGATGCCAATGTGGCCTACGAAGTGTCCCTGCTGCACGTCCACTCGGTGGCCAACAAGCACATCAAGAGGATCTACCATGTGGGATTAAACGCTAGACG GCTTGTGGCCTATTCCTGTGTGGTGGACGAGCTGTGCATGGTGGCTGCTGGCAATTTGGACGCCTTCTACATCGAGGACATGTATCCCTGGGATTGCGCAGCCGGATCCCTGCTAGTGACTGAGGCGGGGGGCGTGGTAACGCATCCCTTTGGCGGACCCTTCGACATAATGAAACCAGATCTCATCTGCGCCGGAACCGAGAAGTTGCGCAAAGAGATCGAGGACCTGTTGCGCAAAGCCGACCAGGAGGAGTCGGTGGGGGGCAAGCCAGTGCAGAAGTAA